The region GGACTCTCCTGGGATAGCATCATTAATCAACAAATTTTCAGCCAAATACGATTTAACTATAGTTGACGCTCCTTCCTTGAAAGTCTCTACTGACGCTCTCTTCTTAGGTAAAATGGCTGATGGGCTTTTATTAGTTTCTCGCCTTGGCGTACTGGATTTAACCAGTGCTAATGTTGCTCGCGACTTTTTGGAGAAATCGCGTCAGAATGTTCTCGGTTTAGTTGTTGGCTTTCCAAAAAGTAGTTAGTCAGCAGTCAACAGTCAGCAGTTATTTTATGCTGGCTAGCTAATAACATCTGACTGATGACCGATGACTGTCAAAACATTAAGCACCTACTTTTTGCAATCCTACTGCGGTTTGTTGCAGTAAATTGCTGTAAAGTTCGCCTAACTGAGATGCTACCCCATCCCAGCTAAACATTTTTTCTACTCGCTTTCTTGCCGCTTGACCCAGCTTTTGGCCCCATTCTGGATTGCTGAGAATGCGATCGATCGCATTCGCAAAAGCGACTTCATCCAGCGGCGGACAGAGCAAGCCAGTTTCTGCCGGTACTATAGTAAATTGCAGACCGCCCACATCGCTGCCTACCACCGGTGTACGACAAGCCATCGCTTCAATAGTCACCAATCCAAACGGTTCGTAGTGACTGGGAACGACAGTAACGTCAGCAGCAGCATAGTAAAATGGCAAAATATCTCGATCGAGCCTGCCTGGGAAAGTCGTCATTTCTCTCAATCCCAGTTCCTCAACAATACCCTCAATGCGATCGCGTTCTATGCCATCACTTTCGCCGGGACGACTGCCACCACCAATTATTATTTGTAAATCTTCCTTACCGCGCAGCTGAGAACGTCCGACAGCACGAACTAAAGTTTCGATCCCTTTGCGACGATCGAACCTTCCTACATAAAGAACAACCTTACTATCCGGCTTTATGCCCAATTTCTGTCGTCCTTCTTCTCTGCTAACCCTACCAAATCTGTCGATATTGGTGCCGCAGGGAATAATATCGATCTTGCCCTTAGAGGAAACGAGACTACGCATATGTTCTTTTTCCTGCGGGCTAGTCGCTACAATTCTATCCCCTGTTTCCAAGACTGCCTTTTCAGTTGCTAACCGCATAGTGGCAATCATCGGAATAGTTGTGACCGACTTATATTTGACAGCACCCAGAGAGTGATAAGTATGTACTTGCTTGACACCTTGAATTTTTTTCAGCTGCATTCCCACCCAAGAGGAAAGCCAGTAATTCGTGTGTACCAAGCGATAGGTGATGCCAGATTGCTTTTGAAACTTTATCAGTTGTTCTACAAACTCCGGTAGATATTCAAAAATATTGTCGCGGGGTACAAATTCCTTCGGCCCTGCTTGCAGTCGAATCGTGCGACAATTATGACTGTGTTGGACAATTGTAGATTGTTCGGAACT is a window of Aerosakkonema funiforme FACHB-1375 DNA encoding:
- a CDS encoding glycosyltransferase family 4 protein; its protein translation is MVSTIKQHIALISVHGDPAIEIGKEEAGGQNVYVRQVGEALARLGWHVDMFTRFSSSEQSTIVQHSHNCRTIRLQAGPKEFVPRDNIFEYLPEFVEQLIKFQKQSGITYRLVHTNYWLSSWVGMQLKKIQGVKQVHTYHSLGAVKYKSVTTIPMIATMRLATEKAVLETGDRIVATSPQEKEHMRSLVSSKGKIDIIPCGTNIDRFGRVSREEGRQKLGIKPDSKVVLYVGRFDRRKGIETLVRAVGRSQLRGKEDLQIIIGGGSRPGESDGIERDRIEGIVEELGLREMTTFPGRLDRDILPFYYAAADVTVVPSHYEPFGLVTIEAMACRTPVVGSDVGGLQFTIVPAETGLLCPPLDEVAFANAIDRILSNPEWGQKLGQAARKRVEKMFSWDGVASQLGELYSNLLQQTAVGLQKVGA